Proteins found in one Venturia canescens isolate UGA chromosome 8, ASM1945775v1, whole genome shotgun sequence genomic segment:
- the cic gene encoding putative transcription factor capicua isoform X7 translates to MHPAVVVILSPSSRHTPAISSLLSSLWIRERGEMLTAHPEMHEKRESLRGGGQYGTGGGGGAATMDDKSEQQPPPPPPPQRDPTDPSISAKKLPKKRKFDPSELEDMDITSNVVSNVSNIVGNVGGIRTNPPPPPPVQTVNQSPLVQHSNIPILQPQASPHQQQQQQQQQQQPTECYQQASPVQSVVVLPPQSTAVDYSLREEPQRLRPRQSTVAMVDLGEWCGTRVLALRDSRYYPGVIRNASHGEVFIEFDGEGKLVKYTDVFGAGKYDVIGDAIPSLEQVTLDAKVCFKCPTPNGHIDAMTNVFVRGTVCKIFAPTKRFSVKIPTDGDQSDSYVVKRADLRLLQPPWVDELEDVLKESEPMRPESVDHGYRNTLEGPVPGPILQQQLHHPPHMSAHETSAYYRTASTSPLMTLGTTAHSANTTPCNGSRPYDDLDSDDDLGREDITFPSDAGSSKRSSMQSRGSTSSLVEQRSITPRSQAATPRSQAATPHKYNKGDVVTAASGIRKKFNGKQWRRLCSKEGCSKESQRRGYCSRHLSSKGSGFRGPTGNFQSGKVDGEETSRDSDTSPNYVDRRIAGRFDQDETEAANMLVSLGSSRSATPAFSSPTAHSSISPCINQSPVPPLGLNQNNVFMPISSPAHHATSLIPPGAKWTQPTQPNFVPQYQQQVIKPEPNRMIRPARPAPTAPTTPASIGTSVIRISPVGRGMPVHSTVSNPWSEQSPPPRHPSVVTSMAQQQQQQQQQQQQQQHQQQQQQVQQQHQQQQQQQQQQQQQQQQQQQQQHQQLQQQGILLQHALTSNNGFPNPVELQEQNSQLLKPPHSPHVPLAAPPPQTLTHLHKTQEQPVDYAQPQQTQPIYLMHHSHQPDKKYLVIKNSMDVSPSSHVSSPDDKYRQGLINHLGQLPQLHPSQCQPPQSPVVVPSAHVDNKMSVVPQSDFQNTKIGLNVSTHTDLQRNQIQQQQQQQQQLQQPPPPPLSLPPPPSTSVVISATTAVTSTAPTSVFQHVIVQPSHMVQIPKPVPPREDIVKSNGVLYGSHDVSPAYQPHPPSLLSSTVRNWKKAFSWQPTVLEQPDVSPPPSALSPPLSAPPIPLSMGNIGDDTPGPGPDPITPAEEEDDDVFESEPTTPAEIEASSNKRRSQSLSALHTKDPQSPLKQTVKRTAMLQTKDPRIRRPMNAFMIFSKRHRAVVHQRHPNQDNRTVSKILGEWWYALGPDEKKKYHNLASEVKEAHFKAHPDWKWCSKDRRKSSTTSFKGGEPRGKLNSAGEEMDMGPPMDDVPLTPRTTEEIYVPATAVYNDVSTPEQTVNQISHPLHRVPETSAQNEPQDSTVKQEEDAAGSDDDQMVICEDPQPEIDLKCKDKMADSDNDVPQEEDGEKKNYTQGRFSPTNGQNVKNDLTCRPKPIKALLPSTGIETTTKYHHTSMDKGGTVSVLSTTYPYHSPVNPTGVSGFQPKGGAFITMPISPKVIKPEPVKSEQQQYSTQYSVNNLVSSVHTENGRNIPKFTSAPVLHTTLSTVHRNPTSAVPYQPPLTLTLLDTDLVAIPKQQQQASPYLGPNTQHPRMYCGFHIPISETGNRNLSMQNLVAGNKAETPSVIVAKSYPVTTSNPSTPTHRGIGHSIARLAETDKKEPLIANHVQFYANNPKVEQDRKETMLSTPLDKLKQPLTPHTPHNNQINNDSSSNMTYCVEDQTIGRSNDSGPNKGTFMLAPTPAQLGRAPLQRRQSLAMPPTSSAGDHGSMMCQHFDNRAQSNQSQNSEQPSQQQQQQQQQEQQRQQQQQEQQRQQQQQQQQQQQQQQQQQQQQQQQQQQQQQQQPQTPCHPEPMASPSPSTKKGSFFKKNVEDGMDRVLEQVNFQEKFSSLPEFKPEDIQSPSAISLNTPAGTSVHTPGAPIHHASNLHGYRKKSGPGPHRSTMNEEDTESEVSASATPKSTASVKLTGNSFFPPDFNVDAFRLNAEASVDAETNSPRTPKTPGGGVVSSAGIARADNERGPRKVLEQRRQLVMQLFQDHGYFPSTQATSTFQAKHSDIFPNKTSLQLKIREVRQKLKANSTPMSASSLVSPLPVSESSPNVAGPLTAPPTSMGAPLSLPVSSSGS, encoded by the exons ATGCACCCAGCCGTTGTCGTCATTCTTTCTCCTTCGAGTCGCCACACTCCGGCCATCAGCAGCCTCCTCTCGTCTTTATGGATT CGTGAGAGAGGCGAGATGCTGACGGCACATCCGGAGATGCACGAGAAACGGGAAAGCCTGAGAGGCGGCGGCCAGTACGGGACAGGCGGGGGTGGCGGTGCGGCCACGATGGATGATAAATCGGAGCAACAACCACCCCCGCCACCTCCGCCACAGCGCGATCCTACAGATCCGAGCATAAGCGCTAAAAAACTTCCAAAGAAACGAAAGTTCGATCCGTCGGAACTCGAGGATATGGACATCACTAGTAACGTTGTTAGCAACGTTTCCAATATCGTCGGTAACGTTGGTGGCATTAGGACGAATCCTCCTCCTCCACCACCCGTGCAAACGGTCAATCAGTCTCCTCTCGTTCAACACTCGAACATACCGATCCTCCAGCCGCAAGCTTCGCCCCatcaacagcaacaacaacaacaacaacaacaacaaccaaCGGAGTGTTATCAG CAGGCATCTCCGGTGCAATCGGTAGTGGTTCTTCCCCCGCAGAGTACCGCGGTCGATTATTCGTTACGAGAGGAGCCGCAACGCCTGCGACCGCGTCAATCGACGGTGGCGATGGTTGATCTCGGCGAGTGGTGCGGAACAAGAGTTTTGGCGCTCAGGGATTCTCGTTATTATCCAGGTGTAATAAGAAATGCCTCGCACGGTGAAGTTTTTATCGAGTTCGACGGCGAGGGTAAATTAGTCAAGTATACGGATGTGTTTGGTGCGGGTAAATACGACGTGATAGGTGACGCGATACCGTCCCTGGAACAAGTGACTTTGGACGCGAAGGTCTGCTTCAAGTGTCCGACACCCAATGGTCACATCGATGCAATGACGAATGTTTTCGTTCGCGGGACTGTGTGCAAAATATTCGCCCCGACTAAACGTTTTTCGGTCAAAATACCGACGGACGGTGATCAAAGTGATAGTTATGTTGTTAAACGAGCCGATCTTAGACTCTTGCAACCACCCTGGGTAGATGAGTTGGAAGATGTGCTCAAAGAATCGGAGCCTATGAGGCCTGAATCCGTTG ATCACGGATATAGAAATACTCTCGAAGGGCCGGTACCGGGGCCAATACTTCAGCAACAGCTTCATCATCCACCCCACATGTCGGCTCACGAGACGAGCGCATATTACAGAACTGCTAGTACGAGTCCGTTAATGACACTCGGAACAACGGCGCACTCGGCAAACACGACACCGTGCAACGGTAGCCGGCCTTACGACGATTTGGACAGCGACGATGACTTAGGGAGGGAAGATATTACGTTTCCGTCGGACGCAG GGAGCAGTAAGAGAAGTAGTATGCAGAGCCGAGGAAGTACCAGTAGCCTAGTTGAGCAGCGTAGCATAACTCCTCGTTCTCAGGCAGCCACACCCAG ATCTCAGGCGGCAACGCCACACAAATATAACAAGGGTGACGTAGTGACAGCCGCGAGTGGTATTAGGAAGAAATTTAATGGAAAACAATGGCGTAGATTGTGTAGCAAAGAAGGTTGTTCCAAAGAGAGTCAACGGCGTGGCTATTGCTCTCGCCATCTTAGCTCCAAAGGTTCGGGATTTCGTGGTCCCACCGGCAATTTTCAGAG TGGGAAAGTCGATGGAGAAGAGACCTCAAGGGATTCCGACACTTCGCCCAATTATGTGGATCGAAGAATAGCTGGAAGATTCGATCAGGACGAAACTGAAGCTGCTAATATGTTAG TGTCTCTGGGTAGTTCGAGATCGGCAACTCCAGCGTTTTCCTCACCAACGGCTCACTCCTCGATATCGCCGTGTATAAACCAATCGCCGGTGCCGCCTCTGGGTCTCAACCAGAACAACGTTTTCATGCCGATCTCCAGTCCGGCGCACCACGCAACCTCCCTGATACCACCAGGGGCAAAATGGACTCAACCGACACAGCCAAATTTTGTCCCTCAGTATCAACAGCAAGTGATAAAACCCGAACCAAATCGTATGATACGACCGGCTAGGCCTGCGCCCACGGCTCCTACAACACCGGCGAGTATTGGCACTAGTGTTATACGAATTTCCCCTGTTGGACGAGGAATGCCGGTTCATTCCACTGTCTCGAATCCTTGGTCCGAGCAGAGTCCACCCCCAAGACATCCTTCGGTTGTCACTTCCATGgcacaacaacagcagcagcaacagcagcagcagcaacaacagcagcaccagcagcagcagcagcaagtaCAACAACAGcatcagcaacaacaacaacaacaacaacaacaacaacaacaacaacaacaacaacaacaacaacaacaccaACAACTCCAACAACAAGGAATCCTTCTACAACACGCCCTTACATCCAACAACGGTTTTCCTAATCCTGTAGAATTACAAGAACAAAATTCCCAGCTGTTAAAACCACCTCACTCGCCCCATGTACCACTCGCGGCTCCTCCACCTCAAACTTTAACTCATCTTCACAAAACACAGGAGCAACCGGTCGACTACGCTCAACCACAACAAACCCAGCCGATTTATCTGATGCATCATTCACATCAGCCAGACAAAAAGTATTTGGTTATAAAAAATAGCATGGACGTTTCCCCATCGTCGCATGTAAGCAGTCCCGATGACAAGTACAGACAGGGATTGATCAATCATCTCGGACAATTGCCACAGTTACATCCGAGTCAGTGTCAGCCTCCTCAATCACCCGTTGTTGTTCCGTCCGCGCATGTTGACAACAAGATGTCCGTTGTTCCACAA agtgattttcaaaatacCAAAATTGGTCTAAACGTCTCAACCCACACTGACCTACAGAGGAATCAAAtccagcagcaacagcagcagcaacaacaattaCAACAGCCTCCACCTCCGCCTCTATCCTTACCGCCGCCCCCTTCAACGAGCGTCGTTATCTCCGCTACAACCGCCGTCACGAGTACCGCTCCGACCAGTGTCTTCCAACATGTTATTGTCCAACCAAGTCACATGGTTCAAATACCAAAACCCGTGCCACCGAGAGAAGACATTGTCAAGAGCAACGGCGTACTTT ATGGGAGCCACGATGTATCTCCTGCATACCAGCCCCACCCCCCGTCATTACTCAGCAGTACAGTTCGCAACTGGAAAAAAG CTTTTTCCTGGCAGCCGACAGTCCTGGAACAACCGGATGTGAGTCCACCACCCTCGGCATTGAGTCCTCCCCTGAGCGCACCCCCGATACCTCTGAGCATGGGAAACATTGGTGACGATACGCCTGGGCCCGGTCCTGATCCTATAACCCCAGCTGAAGAAGAGGACGACGATGTTTTCGAATCTGAACCAACTACACCCGCCGAAATTGAAGCCAGCTCTAACAAGAGGCGCAGCCAATCACTCAGCGCTTTACACACCAAAGATCCTCAGAGTCCCTTGAAg CAAACTGTGAAAAGAACTGCGATGTTGCAGACCAAGGACCCCCGAATAAGACGACCGATGAATGCATTTATGATATTTTCGAAACGTCATCGCGCGGTTGTGCATCAACGACATCCGAATCAGGACAATCGTACAGTCTCGAAGATACTCGGTGAATGGTGGTACGCTCTTGGACccgatgagaagaaaaaatatcacaatcTCGCCTCGGAAGTTAAGGAAGCACATTTCAAGGCTCATCCTGACTGGAAATGGTGTAGCAAAGATCGAAGAAAATCATCGACTACCAGTTTCAAAGGTGGCGAACCTAGAGGCAAATTAAACAGTGCTGGTGAAGAAATGGATATGGGTCCACCTATGGACGATGTACCTCTCACGCCGAGAACAACCGAAGAAATTTATGTACCTGCTACTGCCGTCTACAATGATGTTTCCACTCCGGag CAAACCGTTAACCAAATTTCGCACCCTCTTCACCGAGTTCCCGAAACATCAGCGCAAAACGAGCCTCAAGACTCGACGGTAAAGCAGGAGGAAGACGCAGCTGGATCGGACGACGACCAGATGGTCATTTGCGAAGATCCCCAACCGGAAATTGATCTCAAATGCAAGGACAAAATGGCAGACAGCGATAACGACGTTCCTCAGGAGgaagacggagagaaaaaaaattatacgcaAGGAAGGTTTTCACCAACGAACGGTCAAAACGTTAAAAACGATTTGACTTGCCGTCCGAAGCCGATTAAAG CATTACTTCCATCGACGGGAATAGAAACAACGACCAAGTATCACCACACTTCCATGGACAAAGGGGGTACGGTTTCTGTCCTTTCAACGACTTATCCTTATCACAGTCCGGTTAATCCAACGGGAGTTTCGGGTTTTCAACCGAAAGGAGGAGCCTTTATAACAATGCCAATATCGCCAAAAGTCATAAAGCCGGAGCCGGTTAAAAGTGAACAACAACAATACAGCACACAGTACAGCGTGAATAATTTAGTGTCCAGCGTTCATACAGAAAACGGACGGAATATTCCAAAATTCACATCCGCTCCTGTTCTCCATACG ACTTTGAGCACTGTACATCGTAACCCAACTTCAGCCGTTCCCTATCAACCCCCGCTCACTCTTACGTTGCTTGATACTGATTTGGTGGCTATTCCCAAGCAACAGCAGCAGGCCTCGCCGTATCTTGGCCCGAACACTCAGCACCCAAGGATGTACTGCGGTTTTCACATCCCCATATCCG AGACTGGGAATCGtaatttatcgatgcagaactTAGTTGCTGGCAACAAAGCTGAAACACCAAGTGTGATAGTTGCGAAATCGTACCCAGTCACGACCTCTAATCCGAGTACACCCACTCATCGAGGAATCGGTCACTCTATAGCGCGACTTGCGGAAACGGACAAGAAGGAGCCTCTGATTGCAAATCACGTCCAATTCTACG CGAATAACCCAAAAGTCGAGCAAGACAGAAAAGAAACGATGTTATCAACGCCGTTGGACAAACTTAAACAACCGTTGACACCTCACACGCCCCACAACAATCAGATCAACAACGATTCTTCTTCGAATATGACCTATTGCGTGGAAGATCAAACGATTGGGAGAAGTAATGATTCTGGGCCGAACAAAGGTACGTTTATGCTCGCACCAACCCCGGCGCAACTTGGTCGGGCACCTCTGCAAAGGAGACAATCATTGG caaTGCCTCCCACATCAAGTGCAGGAGACCATGGGTCCATGATGTGTCAACATTTCGATAATCGAGCACAATCGAATCAGTCGCAAAACTCTGAACAACCATctcaacagcaacaacaacagcagcaacaggaGCAGCAAcgacaacagcagcaacaggaGCAGCAAcgacaacagcagcaacagcaacaacagcagcagcagcagcaacaacaacaacaacaacaacaacaacaacaacaacaacaacaacaacaacaacaaccgcAAACACCCTGTCACCCTGAACCCATGGCTTCACCTTCTCCATCGACGAAAAAAGGCTCCTTCTTCAAGAAAAATGTCGAGGACGGAATGGACAGAGTTCTCGAGCAGGTCAACTTTCAGGAGAAGTTTTCTTCCCTGCCGGAATTCAAACCCGAAGACATACAAAGTCCAAGTGCTATCAGCTTGAACACTCCGGCCGGGACCTCGGTTCATACACCCGGAGCTCCAATTCATCATGCCTCAAACTTACACGGTTACCGTAAAAAATCTGGTCCCGGTCCTCATAGATCCACAA TGAATGAGGAGGATACGGAGTCAGAAGTATCAGCATCCGCAACACCGAAGTCAACAGCAAGTGTGAAATTAACGGGAAACTCATTTTTCCCCCCTGATTTCAACGTGGACGCGTTCAGATTGAATGCGGAGGCGAGTGTCGACGCTGAGACGAATTCGCCCCGAACGCCAAAGACACCGGGTGGCGGGGTGGTCAGTTCGGCCGGAATCGCGCGGGCTGATAACGAGCGAGGGCCAAGAAAAGTATTGGAACAAAGAAGGCAACTAGTGATGCAACTGTTTCAGGACCACGGTTATTTTCCATCGACCCAGGCGACGTCAACCTTTCAAGCGAAACATTCAGACATTTTCCCAAACAAGACGAGCCTGCAGCTTAAGATCCGTGAAGTACGTCAAAAGTTGAAAGCGAACTCGACACCGATGAGCGCCAGCAGCCTAGTTAGCCCTCTACCCGTCTCGGAGTCGTCTCCAAACGTTGCTG GACCCTTGACCGCTCCTCCTACGTCAATGGGAGCTCCGCTTTCACTGCCCGTAAGCAGTAGTGGCAGCTAG